One window of Rhodothermales bacterium genomic DNA carries:
- a CDS encoding class I SAM-dependent methyltransferase: MPWYEDWFDSEAYELVYDQRDLSEARRLADLIERTVSPAPGSAVLDVGCGRGRHSRILAARGYAVTGVDLSETALRTARQRADREGLTVTFRQADMRHLPFEAAFDGAVNLFTTFGYFEDDAEHQEVIDGIARSLRPGGWFVQDFLNAPYAVSHLIPDDERTVDGVRIAQRRWVEDGAAGRRINKEITLHRNGDRQSDPPTFTESVRLLTLGDFERMYAAAGLALRATFGDYGGGPHTPTSPRLILCARKRAG; encoded by the coding sequence GTGCCCTGGTACGAAGACTGGTTCGACTCCGAGGCGTACGAACTCGTCTACGACCAGCGCGACCTCTCCGAAGCCCGCCGCCTCGCCGACCTCATCGAGCGGACGGTGTCGCCCGCGCCCGGCTCGGCGGTCCTCGACGTGGGCTGCGGTCGGGGGCGGCACTCGCGCATCCTCGCCGCGCGCGGCTACGCCGTCACCGGCGTGGACCTCTCCGAGACCGCCCTCCGCACCGCGCGCCAACGTGCCGACCGCGAGGGACTGACGGTCACGTTCCGGCAGGCCGACATGCGGCACCTCCCGTTCGAGGCCGCCTTCGACGGCGCCGTCAACCTCTTCACCACGTTCGGCTACTTCGAGGACGATGCCGAGCACCAGGAGGTGATCGACGGGATCGCCCGGTCGCTCCGGCCCGGCGGCTGGTTCGTGCAGGACTTCCTCAACGCGCCCTACGCCGTCTCCCACCTCATCCCCGACGACGAGCGCACGGTCGACGGCGTCCGCATCGCGCAGCGCCGCTGGGTGGAGGACGGCGCGGCCGGTCGCCGCATTAACAAAGAGATCACGCTCCACCGCAACGGAGATCGGCAGAGCGACCCACCCACCTTTACCGAGTCCGTCCGCCTCCTCACGCTCGGCGACTTCGAGCGGATGTACGCCGCCGCCGGGCTCGCCCTCCGCGCCACCTTCGGCGACTACGGCGGCGGCCCGCACACCCCCACCTCGCCCCGGCTTATTTTGTGCGCCCGCAAGCGGGCGGGTTAG
- a CDS encoding 4-hydroxy-3-methylbut-2-enyl diphosphate reductase: MRQFDVPTFYQSPIISVVKEARRTADPRKRDLAPSVLDFGPVRFKIARHFGFCYGVENAIDIAYRALDEHPDKAAAGRIFLLSEMIHNPHVNDDLQARGIRFLRTTSGEQLIPFDSLDADDLVIIPAFGTTREIEAELKARGVSTEAYNTTCPFVEKVWKRSAQIGKKDYTIVVHGKRYHEETRATISHAKADAKAVIVVRDMDEAEDLAAVIRGERDAAFFFERFPDRHTAGFDPERDLRRIGVVNQTTMLATETQAIADLLREAIIARYGEADIREHFADTSDTLCYATKENQDATYALIEDGADLAIVVGGFNSSNTSHLVELCEEHMPTYFVSDADALARDTIRHFDLHARALAETAGWFPWDAAAKRPVDIVLTAGASCPDALLDGVVRRVLDWFDATRPVDDALLPFADLANG, from the coding sequence ATGCGCCAGTTCGACGTCCCCACGTTTTACCAGAGCCCGATCATCTCCGTCGTCAAAGAGGCGCGGCGCACGGCCGACCCACGCAAGCGCGATCTCGCCCCGAGCGTGCTCGACTTCGGCCCCGTCCGGTTCAAGATCGCCCGCCACTTCGGGTTCTGCTACGGCGTCGAGAACGCCATCGACATCGCCTACCGCGCGCTCGACGAGCACCCGGACAAGGCCGCCGCCGGGCGGATCTTCCTCCTCTCGGAGATGATCCACAACCCCCACGTCAACGACGACCTCCAGGCGCGCGGCATCCGCTTCCTCCGCACGACGTCCGGCGAGCAGCTCATCCCCTTCGACTCGCTCGACGCCGACGACCTCGTCATCATCCCCGCCTTCGGCACGACGCGCGAGATCGAGGCCGAGCTGAAGGCGCGCGGCGTCTCGACGGAGGCGTACAACACGACGTGCCCGTTCGTCGAGAAGGTGTGGAAGCGGAGCGCGCAGATCGGGAAGAAGGACTACACGATCGTCGTCCACGGCAAGCGCTACCACGAGGAGACGCGCGCGACGATCTCCCATGCCAAGGCCGACGCCAAGGCCGTCATCGTCGTCCGCGACATGGACGAGGCCGAGGACCTCGCCGCCGTCATCCGGGGCGAGCGCGACGCGGCGTTCTTCTTCGAGCGCTTCCCCGACCGCCACACCGCCGGCTTCGACCCCGAGCGCGACCTCCGGCGGATCGGCGTCGTGAACCAGACGACGATGCTGGCCACCGAGACGCAGGCCATCGCCGACCTGTTGCGCGAAGCGATCATCGCGCGCTACGGCGAGGCCGACATCCGCGAGCACTTCGCCGACACCTCGGACACGCTCTGCTACGCGACGAAGGAGAACCAGGACGCGACGTACGCCCTCATCGAAGACGGCGCCGACCTCGCCATCGTCGTCGGCGGGTTCAACTCGTCGAACACGAGCCACCTCGTCGAGCTCTGCGAGGAGCACATGCCGACGTACTTCGTCTCCGACGCCGACGCGCTCGCCCGCGACACGATCCGCCACTTCGACCTCCACGCCCGCGCGCTCGCTGAAACGGCCGGCTGGTTCCCGTGGGACGCCGCGGCCAAGCGCCCCGTGGATATCGTGCTGACGGCCGGCGCGTCGTGCCCCGACGCCCTGCTCGACGGCGTCGTCCGCCGCGTGCTCGATTGGTTCGACGCCACGCGGCCCGTCGACGATGCCCTCCTCCCATTTGCTGATTTGGCGAATGGCTGA
- a CDS encoding DUF4397 domain-containing protein: MSLATTPGRLAYALSLALLLALFATGTAQAQWINEFHYDNASTDEGEAIEIVLPSSADPADFDLYLYNGNGGAVYDGPINLATFTAGASETGFTVYSAAIAGIQNGPDGLALTENGVLVSGQFLSYEGAFDGVGGPADGVTSTDIGVMEPSDTPLGQSLQLIGTGSAYADFTWAGPVASSFGSINDGQTAAASGTPVVTFTAAGGSVAEGDDATLTVALDFPNDTPDGNPVTVTVTFDEDASTASASDFSGPTPVQVTFDGTADNEEQSVIVSAVPDEAIEGDETAVFDLFVAGGIAELGTPATFTLTIEDGDAPEPARVQVIHNAPDPLAEFVDISIVDVGAGGDGATFQDVPFRGATPFFDLAPGTYNVLVTDEEDLAVVIIDETVTVVSGEAYQLIASGVADPSQFEPNPSGQPIAATLIVEANAQETSTSPDAVHVNVVHGVTDAPEFDVLNAGNGAVLVDDIVYGELSGYSGFDDDQILLAVSATDGSGILGLFVADFNGANGEALTLLLSGFLTPENDQGGPGLGIVAVRPDGTSFLLTRFYDVDIAEARALPNGSLVLIEGVVTRAMGAFTRMQDATGGITIRQTNGAFFDDVADGTIAPGTEVGLIGFTSEFNQLKQINGSDLQDYTVFGTTGVPEPQLVSLEEIANNGEAYESELIQVSTLVALTGDETFQAATTYEIAEFDVQFPVTLRVPSADDTAIDGTPIPDGFFTFTGVLGQFDSADPDAGYQLLPVQEDDVEAQEVVTAPVQIIHNAPDPALAEVDVYVDGQLLLDDFAFRTATPFVGVPADVEVEVAVAPGDSDSADDAIFTATYTLASEDAAYQLIASGVGEGDFEPNPEGEDIAFTLLVNPDVLTKFTPDSNVDLNFVHGTPDAPTIDVRTGVTQDIILFNDVVYGGITGYQSIAPTAQVLEVSTADGATTVAVFDVDLTDREDEYGTILASGFLTPGNEPGDAPSFGLLVVLADGSEFFAAPRITPGTEDGTTVPTAFAVDGTYPNPFVTTTTLRYDLPADALVSVEVYDVLGRRVAEVAPEAVSAGSGRTVTLDAALPSGTYVYRLTAEMPAETRTETGRMTVVR; encoded by the coding sequence ATGTCTCTTGCGACCACGCCGGGCCGCCTCGCGTACGCGCTGAGCCTCGCCCTCCTCCTCGCCCTCTTCGCCACCGGCACCGCACAGGCGCAGTGGATCAACGAATTCCACTACGACAACGCGAGCACGGACGAGGGAGAAGCCATCGAGATCGTCCTCCCAAGCTCTGCTGACCCCGCTGACTTTGACCTCTACCTCTACAACGGGAACGGCGGTGCCGTGTACGACGGCCCGATCAACCTCGCCACCTTCACTGCCGGAGCATCGGAGACGGGGTTCACGGTCTACTCTGCCGCCATCGCCGGCATCCAGAACGGGCCGGATGGCCTCGCGCTGACGGAAAACGGCGTGCTCGTCTCCGGCCAGTTCCTCTCGTATGAGGGCGCGTTCGACGGCGTGGGCGGCCCGGCCGATGGAGTAACCTCCACCGACATCGGCGTGATGGAGCCGAGCGATACGCCCCTCGGTCAGTCGCTCCAACTTATCGGCACCGGTAGTGCCTACGCCGACTTCACGTGGGCCGGCCCGGTCGCGTCCTCGTTCGGCAGCATCAACGACGGCCAGACGGCGGCGGCCAGCGGTACGCCGGTCGTCACGTTCACGGCAGCCGGTGGCAGCGTGGCCGAGGGCGACGACGCCACGCTCACCGTCGCGCTCGACTTCCCGAACGACACGCCCGACGGCAACCCCGTCACCGTCACCGTCACGTTCGACGAGGACGCGAGCACGGCCAGCGCGAGCGACTTCTCCGGCCCGACGCCGGTGCAGGTCACCTTCGACGGTACCGCCGACAACGAGGAGCAGTCCGTCATCGTGAGCGCGGTGCCGGACGAGGCTATCGAGGGCGACGAGACGGCCGTTTTCGACCTCTTCGTCGCGGGCGGCATCGCTGAGCTCGGGACGCCCGCCACGTTCACCCTCACCATTGAGGACGGCGACGCCCCCGAGCCCGCCCGCGTGCAGGTGATCCACAACGCGCCCGACCCGCTTGCCGAGTTCGTGGACATCTCGATCGTGGACGTCGGCGCAGGCGGCGACGGGGCCACGTTCCAGGACGTGCCGTTCCGCGGCGCTACGCCGTTCTTCGACCTCGCCCCCGGCACCTACAACGTGCTCGTCACCGACGAGGAGGATCTCGCCGTCGTCATCATCGACGAGACGGTGACCGTCGTGTCCGGCGAGGCCTACCAGCTCATCGCGAGCGGCGTCGCCGACCCGAGCCAGTTCGAGCCGAACCCGAGCGGGCAGCCCATCGCCGCCACGCTCATCGTCGAGGCGAACGCGCAGGAAACCTCGACCTCACCGGACGCGGTTCACGTCAACGTCGTCCACGGGGTCACCGATGCCCCGGAGTTCGACGTGCTCAACGCGGGGAACGGTGCCGTGCTCGTAGACGACATCGTCTACGGTGAGCTTTCTGGTTACTCGGGGTTCGATGACGACCAGATCCTCCTCGCGGTCTCCGCGACGGATGGGAGCGGAATCCTTGGCCTCTTCGTCGCCGACTTCAACGGCGCGAACGGCGAGGCGCTGACGCTCCTCCTCTCCGGCTTCCTCACGCCGGAGAACGATCAGGGCGGGCCGGGCCTCGGCATAGTAGCCGTACGGCCAGACGGCACGTCCTTCCTGCTGACACGGTTTTACGACGTGGACATCGCCGAGGCGCGGGCGCTCCCCAACGGGAGTCTTGTGCTGATCGAAGGCGTCGTCACGCGGGCGATGGGCGCGTTCACGCGGATGCAGGACGCGACCGGCGGCATCACGATCCGCCAGACCAACGGCGCCTTCTTCGACGACGTGGCCGACGGCACGATCGCGCCCGGCACGGAGGTCGGGCTCATCGGTTTCACGAGCGAGTTCAACCAACTCAAGCAGATCAACGGGAGCGACCTCCAGGATTACACGGTCTTCGGCACAACGGGCGTACCGGAGCCCCAGCTCGTGAGCCTCGAGGAGATCGCGAACAACGGCGAGGCGTACGAGAGCGAGCTGATCCAGGTATCGACGCTCGTCGCGCTGACCGGCGATGAAACGTTTCAGGCGGCCACGACCTACGAGATTGCGGAGTTCGACGTCCAATTCCCCGTCACGCTCCGCGTCCCGAGCGCGGACGACACAGCCATTGACGGCACGCCGATACCCGATGGGTTCTTCACGTTCACCGGCGTCCTCGGCCAGTTCGACAGCGCCGACCCGGACGCGGGCTACCAGCTCCTCCCGGTGCAGGAGGACGACGTCGAGGCGCAGGAGGTCGTGACGGCGCCCGTCCAGATCATCCATAACGCGCCCGACCCGGCCCTCGCTGAAGTGGATGTCTACGTCGATGGGCAACTCCTCCTCGACGACTTCGCGTTCCGCACCGCGACGCCGTTTGTCGGCGTGCCAGCGGACGTGGAGGTGGAGGTCGCCGTGGCGCCGGGCGACTCTGACAGTGCGGACGACGCGATTTTCACGGCGACGTACACCCTCGCTTCCGAGGACGCGGCCTACCAGCTCATCGCGTCCGGCGTTGGCGAGGGAGACTTCGAGCCGAACCCCGAAGGCGAGGACATCGCCTTCACCCTCCTCGTCAATCCAGATGTACTCACCAAGTTCACCCCCGACTCCAACGTAGATCTCAACTTCGTCCACGGCACGCCGGACGCGCCGACCATCGACGTGCGCACGGGCGTGACGCAGGACATCATCCTCTTCAACGATGTGGTTTACGGCGGCATCACGGGGTACCAATCCATTGCCCCAACCGCTCAAGTTCTAGAGGTGAGCACGGCTGATGGGGCCACGACTGTGGCAGTGTTCGACGTGGACCTCACGGACCGTGAGGACGAGTACGGGACGATCCTCGCGTCGGGCTTCCTCACGCCGGGCAACGAGCCGGGCGATGCGCCGAGCTTCGGCCTCCTCGTCGTGTTGGCCGATGGCTCGGAGTTCTTTGCCGCCCCGAGGATCACGCCGGGCACCGAAGACGGAACGACCGTCCCGACCGCCTTCGCTGTCGACGGTACCTACCCGAACCCGTTCGTCACGACGACGACGCTGCGCTACGACCTCCCGGCCGACGCGCTCGTGAGCGTCGAGGTGTACGACGTGCTCGGCCGCCGCGTGGCCGAGGTCGCGCCCGAGGCCGTGTCCGCCGGGTCCGGCCGCACGGTCACGCTCGACGCGGCGCTCCCGTCGGGGACGTACGTCTACCGCCTCACGGCCGAGATGCCGGCGGAGACGCGCACCGAGACGGGCCGGATGACCGTCGTTCGCTAA
- the tgt gene encoding tRNA guanosine(34) transglycosylase Tgt has product MTFTLLHEDAETDARLGRIETDHGAIETPVFMPVGTVGSVKAVQPRELMDDVQAEIILGNTYHLYLRPGTDVLEAAGGLHEFIRWPRPLLTDSGGFQVFSLSDRRKITEEGVRFQSHLDGSYHLFTPESVVDTQRSIGSDIMMVLDECPAADVSETYARRSNELTIRWAKRCQDRLRATAPLYGHHQALFAIVQGVTYPEIRRESARRLVELDFEGYAIGGLSVGEAAPVMYEMVEVVAPLLPKAKPRYLMGVGTPENLLENIARGIDMFDCVMPTRNGRNGTLFTTEGTVNIKNAKWKTHFEPIDPGLDAYASRHFTKAYLRHLLVANEILGLQLASMQNLAFYTWLMREARAAIRDGRFAAWKAEILPRISRRI; this is encoded by the coding sequence GTGACGTTCACCCTCCTCCACGAAGACGCCGAGACCGACGCCCGCCTCGGCCGCATCGAGACCGACCACGGCGCGATCGAGACGCCCGTCTTCATGCCCGTCGGCACCGTCGGCAGCGTGAAGGCGGTGCAGCCGCGCGAGTTGATGGACGACGTCCAGGCCGAGATCATCCTCGGCAACACGTACCACCTCTACCTCCGCCCCGGCACGGATGTGCTCGAAGCGGCCGGCGGGCTCCACGAGTTCATCCGCTGGCCCCGCCCGCTCCTCACCGACTCCGGCGGCTTCCAAGTCTTCTCCCTCTCCGACCGGCGGAAGATCACCGAAGAGGGCGTCCGCTTTCAGAGCCACCTCGACGGCTCGTACCATCTCTTCACGCCGGAGTCCGTCGTCGATACGCAGCGCTCGATCGGCTCGGACATCATGATGGTGCTCGACGAGTGCCCGGCCGCCGACGTCAGCGAGACCTACGCGCGCCGCTCGAACGAACTGACGATCCGCTGGGCGAAGCGGTGTCAGGACCGGCTACGCGCGACCGCCCCGCTCTACGGCCACCACCAGGCCCTCTTCGCGATCGTGCAGGGCGTGACCTACCCCGAGATCCGGCGCGAGTCGGCGCGGCGGCTCGTGGAGCTAGACTTCGAGGGCTACGCGATCGGCGGGCTCTCCGTCGGCGAGGCGGCGCCGGTGATGTACGAGATGGTCGAGGTCGTCGCGCCGCTGCTGCCGAAGGCTAAGCCGCGCTACCTCATGGGCGTCGGGACCCCGGAGAACCTGCTCGAGAACATCGCGCGCGGCATCGACATGTTCGACTGCGTGATGCCGACGCGCAACGGCCGCAACGGCACGCTCTTCACGACCGAGGGCACGGTCAACATCAAGAACGCGAAGTGGAAGACGCACTTCGAGCCCATCGACCCGGGCCTCGACGCGTACGCGAGCCGGCACTTCACGAAGGCGTACCTCCGCCACCTCCTCGTCGCGAACGAGATCCTCGGCCTCCAGCTCGCCTCGATGCAGAACCTCGCGTTCTACACGTGGCTCATGCGCGAGGCCCGCGCCGCGATTCGCGACGGCCGCTTCGCCGCGTGGAAGGCGGAGATCCTGCCCCGCATCAGCCGCCGGATTTGA
- a CDS encoding aminotransferase class V-fold PLP-dependent enzyme: MERRAFFKQAGLALGAAGTLPVLGAAAPAALAPVVPRPFDPMAWDSVRDQFALTRAHVHMATFLLASHPRPVADAIERHRRGFDEDPVTYWEERFMTAEPEVEAAAADYLGVAPALVALTDSTTMGLGLIYGGLRLQPGDEILTTPHDHYATIESLRLRAERTGATVRRVALYDDPAATSVDEVAGRMRAAVTDRTRVLAVTWVHSSTGVKLPIAAMAEALRDLNAGRGAADRVLLCVDGVHGIGIEDVTMDGLGADFFIAGTHKWLFGPRGTGIVYGRPEAWERLDLVIPSFGPAVGVWLGALPPDTPYVTPGNRFSPGGFHSFEHRWALGEAFRFHQQIGKARVQERIYGLNTRAKEALAALPHVRLYTPMSPALSAGIICFDVDGHTPDEVVAHLHERGIVGSTSPYPVSYARIAPSLLNDEAEVDRTVAAIAELG; the protein is encoded by the coding sequence ATGGAACGCAGAGCCTTCTTCAAGCAGGCGGGTCTGGCCCTCGGAGCCGCCGGAACCCTCCCCGTCCTCGGTGCCGCCGCCCCGGCCGCACTCGCCCCGGTCGTCCCCCGTCCCTTCGACCCGATGGCTTGGGATTCCGTGCGCGATCAGTTCGCGCTGACGCGGGCCCACGTCCATATGGCGACGTTCCTCCTCGCCAGCCACCCCCGGCCCGTCGCCGATGCCATCGAGCGCCACCGACGCGGGTTCGACGAAGACCCCGTGACGTACTGGGAGGAGCGTTTCATGACGGCCGAGCCCGAAGTGGAGGCCGCCGCCGCCGACTACCTCGGCGTCGCCCCCGCCCTCGTCGCCCTCACCGACAGCACGACGATGGGGCTCGGCCTCATCTACGGCGGGCTCCGCCTTCAGCCCGGCGACGAGATCCTCACGACGCCGCACGACCACTACGCCACGATCGAGTCCCTCCGCCTCCGCGCCGAGCGGACGGGCGCGACCGTCCGCCGCGTGGCGCTCTACGACGACCCCGCCGCGACGTCAGTGGACGAGGTCGCCGGGCGGATGCGGGCGGCGGTCACAGACCGGACGCGCGTGCTCGCCGTCACGTGGGTCCACTCCTCGACGGGCGTGAAGCTGCCCATCGCCGCGATGGCCGAGGCGCTCCGCGACCTCAACGCCGGCCGCGGCGCGGCCGACCGCGTGCTCCTCTGCGTGGATGGCGTCCACGGCATCGGCATCGAGGACGTGACGATGGACGGCCTCGGCGCCGACTTCTTCATCGCGGGGACGCACAAGTGGCTCTTCGGCCCGCGCGGGACGGGGATCGTCTACGGCCGGCCCGAGGCGTGGGAGCGGCTCGACCTCGTCATCCCGAGCTTCGGCCCGGCGGTGGGCGTGTGGCTCGGCGCGCTCCCGCCGGACACGCCGTACGTGACGCCGGGCAACCGGTTCAGCCCCGGCGGCTTCCACTCGTTCGAGCACCGGTGGGCGCTCGGCGAGGCGTTCCGATTCCATCAGCAGATCGGGAAAGCGCGCGTGCAGGAGCGGATCTACGGGCTCAACACGCGGGCGAAGGAGGCGCTCGCCGCCCTCCCGCACGTCCGGCTCTACACCCCGATGAGCCCCGCCCTCTCCGCCGGCATCATCTGCTTCGACGTCGACGGACACACGCCGGACGAGGTCGTGGCGCACTTGCACGAACGGGGGATCGTCGGCAGCACGAGCCCCTATCCCGTCTCGTACGCCCGCATCGCCCCGAGCCTGCTCAACGACGAAGCCGAGGTGGACCGCACGGTCGCCGCGATTGCCGAATTGGGGTAG
- the zwf gene encoding glucose-6-phosphate dehydrogenase produces the protein MPQLPDTVQLVLFGAAGDLAHRKLLPALYDLYREGYLPEHLAIVGVDRREMDDDAFRAFATDAAETLGRFFPKSADAESWSAFAERLAYVQGDVTVPETYDALTQRLDALAGGNGQEPERVFYLAVAPFLVEPIAEGLAHARLLRDEKRTRLVVEKPFGHDLASARALDKTLLKAADECQIYRIDHYLGKETVQNLLAFRFANALFEPIWDRRYIDHVQITVAETVGVEHRGGYYERAGALRDMMQNHLLQLLCLVAMEPPVAFRADEVRDKKVDVLRAVRPIPAEHVHDVAVRGQYGRGYIEGEEVPAYRTEPGVDPHSITETYAALKLDVDNWRWHGVPFYLRTGKRMPRRVSEISVQFRPVPHRAFPAGADEAWQPNRLILRIQPDEGIVLRFQAKRPGPSMLLRPVSMRFDYDETFGAAPPDAYETLLLDAVRGDATLFMRSDQVETAWAVVAPVLEAWKGAPSEFPNYMSGTWGPAAADRLLAHEGRAWIEPLVDTPAPVPGAII, from the coding sequence ATGCCCCAGCTCCCCGATACCGTCCAGCTCGTCCTCTTCGGCGCGGCCGGCGACCTCGCGCACCGCAAGCTCCTCCCCGCCCTCTACGACCTCTACCGCGAGGGCTACCTCCCCGAGCACCTCGCCATCGTCGGTGTGGACCGGCGGGAGATGGACGACGACGCGTTCCGCGCCTTCGCCACCGACGCCGCCGAGACCCTCGGCCGCTTCTTCCCCAAGAGCGCCGACGCCGAGAGCTGGTCCGCGTTCGCCGAGCGCCTCGCCTACGTGCAGGGCGACGTGACGGTGCCGGAGACGTACGACGCGCTCACGCAGCGGCTCGACGCCCTCGCGGGGGGCAACGGGCAGGAGCCGGAGCGCGTGTTCTACCTCGCTGTCGCCCCGTTCCTCGTCGAGCCCATCGCCGAGGGGCTCGCCCACGCCCGGCTCCTCCGCGACGAGAAGCGGACGCGGCTCGTGGTCGAGAAGCCGTTCGGACACGACCTCGCCAGCGCCCGCGCGCTCGACAAGACCCTGCTCAAGGCCGCCGACGAGTGCCAGATCTACCGGATCGACCACTACCTCGGGAAGGAGACGGTGCAGAACCTCCTCGCCTTCCGCTTCGCGAACGCGCTCTTCGAGCCGATCTGGGACCGCCGCTACATCGACCACGTGCAGATCACCGTCGCCGAGACGGTCGGCGTCGAGCACCGGGGCGGGTACTACGAGCGGGCCGGCGCCCTCCGCGACATGATGCAGAACCACCTCCTCCAGCTCCTCTGCCTCGTCGCGATGGAGCCGCCCGTCGCGTTCCGGGCCGACGAGGTGCGCGACAAGAAGGTGGACGTGCTGCGGGCCGTCCGTCCGATCCCCGCCGAGCACGTCCACGACGTCGCCGTGCGCGGGCAGTACGGGCGCGGCTACATCGAAGGGGAGGAGGTCCCGGCGTACCGCACCGAGCCCGGCGTGGACCCGCACTCCATCACCGAGACCTACGCCGCGCTCAAGCTCGACGTCGACAACTGGCGCTGGCACGGGGTGCCGTTCTACCTCCGGACGGGGAAGCGGATGCCGCGGCGCGTGAGCGAGATCTCGGTCCAGTTCCGCCCCGTCCCGCACCGCGCCTTCCCCGCCGGCGCCGACGAGGCGTGGCAGCCCAACCGACTCATCCTCCGCATCCAGCCCGACGAGGGCATCGTCCTCCGCTTCCAGGCCAAGCGGCCCGGCCCGTCGATGCTGCTCCGCCCCGTCTCGATGCGGTTCGACTACGACGAGACCTTCGGCGCCGCCCCGCCCGACGCCTACGAGACGCTCCTGCTCGACGCCGTCCGCGGCGACGCGACCCTCTTCATGCGCTCCGATCAGGTGGAGACGGCGTGGGCCGTCGTCGCCCCCGTGCTCGAAGCGTGGAAGGGGGCGCCGAGCGAGTTCCCGAACTACATGTCCGGCACGTGGGGCCCCGCCGCCGCCGACCGCCTCCTCGCGCACGAAGGCCGCGCGTGGATCGAGCCCCTCGTCGACACGCCGGCCCCCGTTCCCGGCGCGATTATCTGA
- a CDS encoding multicopper oxidase domain-containing protein: MRALLPILAAVLLLCSPTAQAQPDPGGMTRTYYVAAEEALWDYAPSGTEQMMGRPFTPDDSVFVASGRDRIGSTYLKARYVEYTDSTFTTPKPVPPAWAHKGVLGPVIRAEVGDSIHVVFRNNARRPYSVHPHGVAYSKAHEGAMTADGTTGADRADDLVPPGGTYTYRWFVPERAGPGPADPSSIVWLYHSHIDPTADINTGLVGVLLVTRRGAADAEGRPADVDREFVTLFNVFDENRSWYLAENARRTIPDADLEALTEDEVFVEGNLMHAMNGFVFGNLPLLQMTEGERVRWYLVGLGTEIDIHTPHWHGNTVLWNGHRTDVLPLMPAVMLTADMVPDSPGIWMYHCHVDDHLDAGMTGRYEVIPRR, encoded by the coding sequence ATGCGCGCTCTGCTACCGATCCTCGCCGCCGTCCTCCTCCTCTGTTCGCCCACCGCGCAGGCGCAGCCCGATCCCGGCGGCATGACGCGGACGTACTACGTCGCCGCCGAGGAAGCGCTGTGGGACTACGCCCCCTCCGGCACCGAGCAGATGATGGGTCGCCCCTTTACCCCAGACGACAGCGTCTTCGTCGCGAGTGGCCGCGACCGCATCGGAAGCACCTACCTCAAGGCCCGCTACGTCGAGTACACCGACAGCACGTTCACCACACCGAAGCCTGTCCCGCCGGCGTGGGCGCACAAAGGCGTCCTCGGCCCCGTCATCCGCGCCGAGGTCGGCGACTCGATCCACGTCGTCTTCCGCAACAACGCGCGCCGTCCGTACTCCGTCCACCCCCACGGCGTCGCGTACTCGAAGGCCCACGAGGGCGCGATGACCGCCGACGGCACGACGGGCGCCGACCGCGCCGACGACCTCGTCCCGCCCGGTGGCACGTACACCTACCGCTGGTTCGTGCCCGAGCGCGCCGGCCCCGGCCCCGCCGACCCGTCCTCGATCGTCTGGCTCTACCACTCCCACATCGACCCGACCGCCGACATCAACACCGGCCTCGTCGGCGTCCTCCTCGTCACCCGACGGGGCGCGGCCGACGCCGAGGGCCGCCCGGCGGACGTGGACCGCGAGTTCGTCACGCTCTTCAACGTCTTCGACGAGAACCGGAGCTGGTACCTCGCCGAGAACGCCCGCCGCACGATCCCCGACGCGGACCTCGAGGCGCTCACGGAAGACGAGGTGTTCGTCGAGGGCAACCTGATGCACGCCATGAACGGGTTCGTCTTCGGCAACCTCCCGCTGCTGCAGATGACCGAGGGCGAGCGCGTCCGGTGGTACCTCGTCGGGCTCGGGACGGAGATCGACATCCACACGCCGCACTGGCACGGCAACACCGTGCTCTGGAACGGCCACCGGACCGACGTCCTCCCCCTCATGCCCGCCGTCATGCTCACGGCCGACATGGTCCCCGACAGCCCCGGCATCTGGATGTACCACTGCCACGTCGACGACCACCTCGACGCGGGGATGACGGGCCGCTACGAAGTGATCCCCCGGCGTTGA
- a CDS encoding DUF2007 domain-containing protein has protein sequence MRLITVATFTFPAQAHLMKALLESEDIFCRLANEHMVNADGLSSVALGGVQLQVPEDAAEAAQEILADVEPPEDEEDHSQLVAVAAFDNPLDAHAAAASLNDAGLPHSIMGEGAFGAGGRVSVLVPEPVAEEALGVLRHR, from the coding sequence ATGCGCCTCATCACGGTCGCCACCTTCACCTTTCCGGCTCAAGCGCACCTCATGAAAGCGCTGCTGGAGAGCGAAGACATCTTCTGTCGCCTAGCCAACGAGCACATGGTCAACGCTGATGGGCTCAGCTCTGTAGCGCTGGGCGGCGTCCAGCTTCAAGTGCCTGAGGACGCCGCGGAAGCAGCACAGGAGATCCTCGCTGATGTTGAGCCGCCGGAGGATGAAGAGGACCACTCCCAACTCGTCGCCGTCGCTGCCTTCGACAATCCTCTCGATGCCCACGCCGCCGCGGCGTCTCTCAATGACGCTGGTCTCCCCCACAGCATCATGGGTGAAGGAGCGTTCGGGGCAGGCGGACGTGTATCGGTCCTCGTACCGGAGCCCGTCGCCGAGGAAGCGTTGGGAGTTCTTCGCCACCGATGA